Proteins encoded within one genomic window of Fusarium musae strain F31 chromosome 4, whole genome shotgun sequence:
- a CDS encoding hypothetical protein (EggNog:ENOG41), with product MQNSPRSGSFERRSSVHDRMPSPSPIRSPLSRSRTPSPSRGRSQAPRGRPSSRMVSRSKSRGRLSSRSSSRSPSRRSKRSDNHHHHGLFKTTAGLLAGIGVAAVVAHKVWPKGVLYGDHEDWEHSSKHHRSDRPHHRRRRSLENGERVVERTTRRRGDAAYYEEVDRRRPQNFERMPRPEHERMRQPAERLPYPADDHYIPAQPVYAERRRTVVQPAPMHPEW from the coding sequence ATGCAGAACTCTCCTCGCTCTGGTTCCTTTGAACGTCGCAGTTCTGTCCATGATAGAATGCCAAGCCCATCTCCCATCCGATCGCCATTGTCTAGGAGCCGTACCCCTTCACCCTCTCGTGGTCGATCACAGGCACCTCGTGGGAGACCTTCATCTCGCATGGTATCCCGATCTAAATCACGGGGAAGACTCTCGTCTCGATCAAGCTCACGCTCACCATCTCGTCGCTCCAAGCGCAGCgacaaccatcatcaccatgggCTCTTCAAGACTACGGCTGGTCTTCTAGCTGGTATTGGTGTCGCTGCTGTTGTAGCCCACAAGGTCTGGCCCAAGGGTGTTCTCTACGGCGATCATGAGGACTGGGAGCATTCTTCCAAGCATCACCGCTCAGACCGCCCTCACCATCGTCGTCGCCGCTCGCTCGAGAATGGTGAGCGTGTAGTCGAGCGAACAACTCGACGTCGTGGTGATGCTGCCTACTACGAAGAAGTTGATCGCAGGCGACCTCAGAACTTTGAGCGGATGCCACGGCCCGAGCATGAGAGGATGAGGCAGCCTGCTGAGCGATTGCCATATCCTGCTGATGATCACTATATTCCGGCCCAACCAGTCTATGCTGAACGGAGGAGGACCGTCGTTCAGCCTGCTCCAATGCATCCTGAGTGGTGA